From Paenibacillus graminis, a single genomic window includes:
- a CDS encoding HAD-IIA family hydrolase, giving the protein MDHVGGLLIDLDGTLFHGGRMIQGADLLIAALRKAGIPFMFVTNNSSRTPANVAAHLCAMGIGAEAQEVCTSSLAAARYISGESPGSTVAILGEEGLIQACREAGLRLVSEAPEYVVQGIDRSFTYDSLAQASRWVRGGAKFVLTNPDLMLPSDDGVMPGAGSLGAAIEAASGIPPVVIGKPEAHLITYATSLMGIDPGEAVVVGDNMRTDISAGARAGCRTILVLTGLTTRDNLEDYRRLTGVEPDEICADLAELMLTLGV; this is encoded by the coding sequence ATGGATCATGTTGGGGGATTGTTGATCGATTTGGATGGAACTCTATTTCATGGAGGACGGATGATTCAGGGCGCAGATCTGCTAATCGCCGCACTGCGCAAGGCAGGAATTCCTTTTATGTTCGTAACGAACAATTCTTCGCGGACCCCTGCCAATGTAGCGGCGCACCTGTGCGCAATGGGCATCGGAGCAGAAGCTCAGGAGGTGTGCACTTCATCATTGGCTGCAGCCCGCTACATCTCCGGAGAATCGCCGGGATCAACAGTGGCGATACTTGGAGAAGAGGGATTGATTCAGGCATGCCGCGAAGCCGGACTTCGCCTGGTGAGCGAAGCGCCGGAATATGTTGTACAGGGCATTGACCGGTCTTTTACATACGATTCCCTGGCACAGGCTTCCCGCTGGGTGCGCGGGGGGGCGAAGTTTGTGCTGACAAATCCCGACCTGATGCTCCCCTCCGATGATGGCGTCATGCCCGGTGCAGGTTCACTGGGAGCCGCAATTGAAGCGGCAAGCGGGATTCCGCCAGTTGTCATCGGCAAACCTGAAGCGCATCTCATTACGTATGCCACGTCACTGATGGGAATTGATCCGGGTGAGGCGGTTGTGGTCGGGGACAACATGCGGACAGACATTTCCGCAGGAGCCCGTGCAGGCTGCCGGACCATTCTGGTGTTGACCGGGCTGACTACAAGGGATAATCTGGAAGACTATCGGCGTCTAACCGGCGTAGAGCCGGACGAAATTTGTGCTGATTTAGCTGAACTTATGTTGACACTCGGTGTATAA
- the rnz gene encoding ribonuclease Z, whose translation MEIYFLGTNAGVPTLQRNVTSVALRLLEERRSFWMFDCGEGTQHQVLRSPLRLGKLEKLFITHLHGDHLFGLPGLLSSRGYQGGTGPLTVYGPPGLKAYLDISLSVSQSRIPYPLEVVEHSGGLIFEDDGFKVEAGLLEHRIDSYGYRVTEKDSPGNLNKELLLSYGLKPGPLYGLLKKGQDVTTEEGVLIRAAEVVNAPKRGRIVTVLGDTRPCQGTLPLAWDADLIIHEATFGHDLEGMAHQYHHSTARQAAELARDAGGRELLLTHFSSRYTTHEELLPLLAEAREIFPQTLLAEEFCTFPVYRRTPGNVPGK comes from the coding sequence ATGGAAATTTACTTTTTGGGTACCAATGCCGGGGTACCAACGCTGCAGCGGAATGTAACCTCGGTTGCACTCCGCCTGCTGGAAGAACGGCGAAGCTTCTGGATGTTCGATTGCGGAGAAGGTACACAGCACCAGGTTCTCCGTTCCCCGCTGCGGCTGGGGAAGCTGGAGAAGCTGTTTATAACTCATCTGCACGGTGACCACTTGTTCGGCTTGCCGGGTCTATTGTCCAGCCGCGGGTATCAGGGCGGCACAGGCCCGCTTACAGTGTATGGTCCGCCTGGTCTCAAAGCCTATCTGGACATCTCGTTATCAGTCAGCCAGTCCCGGATTCCTTACCCGCTTGAGGTTGTTGAACATAGCGGAGGACTTATCTTCGAGGATGACGGTTTTAAGGTCGAGGCCGGTCTGCTGGAGCACCGGATTGACAGCTATGGCTACCGGGTGACGGAGAAAGACAGTCCAGGCAATCTGAATAAGGAGCTGCTGCTGAGCTATGGCCTGAAGCCGGGGCCGCTTTATGGCCTTTTGAAAAAAGGGCAGGATGTAACGACCGAGGAAGGCGTTCTGATCCGCGCAGCGGAGGTGGTCAATGCTCCAAAGCGGGGACGGATAGTAACTGTGCTGGGAGATACCAGACCTTGCCAAGGGACCCTGCCGCTTGCATGGGATGCAGATCTGATTATCCATGAGGCAACCTTTGGCCATGATCTGGAGGGAATGGCTCATCAATATCATCACAGTACAGCCCGTCAGGCTGCTGAGCTGGCGCGTGATGCAGGCGGGCGTGAGCTGCTGCTGACACACTTCAGTTCACGTTATACCACACATGAAGAGCTGCTTCCGCTGCTGGCGGAGGCCCGGGAAATCTTTCCGCAGACATTGCTGGCGGAGGAATTCTGCACTTTTCCTGTGTACCGGAGAACGCCGGGAAATGTCCCGGGAAAGTGA
- a CDS encoding Fpg/Nei family DNA glycosylase, with protein MPELPEMENYRKLLSQHLINVPITGVTVNREKTINMETQEFTQALLGARIVFVERRAKHILFHLHDGRRLLLHLMLGGLLFYGTEEERPERSTQVELAFGDHILYFMGLRLGYLHLLSVKESEAAMGKLGPELLDRRMTPERFAGLLKGRRGALKSLMVNQQVMAGIGNCYADEIAFEARLLPTTLVQNLTPEAVARLYDSVRKVLTEATEIGGYMEMPFMTGDTVTGSYNDKCKVYDREGEPCLRGGGTVVKIELSGRKVFYCPDCQHDQ; from the coding sequence ATGCCGGAATTGCCGGAAATGGAGAATTACAGAAAGCTGCTCAGCCAGCATCTTATAAATGTTCCAATTACGGGCGTAACCGTAAACCGTGAGAAAACCATCAATATGGAGACCCAGGAATTCACCCAAGCGCTCCTTGGAGCACGGATTGTTTTTGTGGAGCGCCGTGCCAAGCATATCCTGTTCCATCTTCACGATGGCCGCAGGCTGCTGCTGCATCTGATGCTGGGCGGACTGCTGTTCTACGGTACGGAGGAGGAGCGGCCTGAACGCTCTACGCAGGTTGAGCTTGCTTTTGGAGACCACATCCTGTATTTCATGGGGCTGCGCCTGGGGTATCTGCATCTGCTGTCCGTCAAGGAAAGTGAGGCGGCAATGGGCAAGCTGGGACCGGAGCTGCTGGACCGCCGCATGACACCTGAACGCTTCGCGGGACTGCTGAAAGGGCGCCGGGGCGCGCTGAAGAGCCTGATGGTCAATCAGCAGGTTATGGCGGGGATCGGCAACTGCTATGCGGATGAAATTGCTTTTGAGGCCAGGCTCCTGCCGACGACGCTGGTGCAGAATCTGACGCCGGAAGCGGTAGCACGGCTGTATGACAGTGTCCGCAAGGTGCTGACGGAGGCCACCGAAATCGGAGGTTACATGGAAATGCCGTTCATGACCGGAGATACAGTTACCGGTTCCTATAATGATAAGTGTAAAGTGTACGACCGTGAAGGCGAACCTTGTCTGCGCGGCGGGGGAACGGTTGTCAAAATAGAGCTGTCCGGCCGCAAGGTGTTTTATTGCCCGGACTGCCAGCATGACCAATAG